The following are encoded together in the Actinobacillus lignieresii genome:
- a CDS encoding TPR domain-containing protein, giving the protein MKTRQQLNQDNYQQAVKFADNFSEDLKAEYLAEAQERYQFERQQISEHLQNVKQKRPLVLSLLLLVILSVSGVTYWQTGRYQIVQTGNQMHQAFQVQTQLEDKEQKNYRYITNLQDRLRATPNDGDLWYELGQAYTLSNEFESALVCYDNALKVLGEKAAILGAMAAAEYYANQNKISARAQQWIDRALRLDQKESSSLLLLASDAYAKKDYQQAIDLWRKVLDSDNESINRRAIIQSMQAAREMINQ; this is encoded by the coding sequence ATGAAAACAAGACAACAACTTAACCAAGATAATTATCAACAAGCGGTTAAATTTGCCGATAATTTTAGCGAGGATCTGAAAGCGGAATATCTTGCCGAAGCGCAGGAACGTTATCAATTCGAGCGGCAACAAATTTCCGAACATTTGCAAAATGTTAAACAAAAACGACCGCTTGTTTTATCTCTTTTATTATTGGTTATCTTATCGGTTTCCGGTGTGACGTATTGGCAGACGGGACGTTATCAAATCGTACAAACCGGAAATCAAATGCACCAAGCCTTTCAAGTACAAACGCAATTGGAAGACAAAGAGCAGAAAAATTATCGTTATATTACGAATCTGCAGGATCGTTTGCGAGCAACACCGAATGACGGCGATCTCTGGTATGAATTAGGGCAAGCTTATACCTTGAGTAACGAATTCGAGTCCGCATTGGTTTGTTACGACAATGCTTTAAAAGTTCTCGGTGAAAAGGCGGCAATCCTCGGAGCAATGGCTGCCGCCGAATACTACGCCAATCAGAATAAGATTTCGGCGAGAGCGCAGCAATGGATTGACAGAGCATTACGTTTAGATCAGAAAGAAAGTTCAAGTTTATTGTTATTGGCTTCGGACGCTTATGCGAAAAAGGATTACCAACAAGCGATAGATTTATGGCGTAAAGTATTGGATAGTGATAACGAGTCGATAAACCGTCGTGCAATTATTCAGAGTATGCAAGCGGCACGAGAAATGATAAATCAATAA
- the hutZ gene encoding heme utilization protein HutZ has product MTAKNRQEVLQNRLGPEIQELKKNIQTIVLSTVDKDGNPNVSYAPFVINNGEYQVLISTIARHARNLTEVPKVSLMLIDDETKSRQIFARRRLTFDATSRLIEREGEEWESGLKALKARHGDLIDELSKMKDFNLFSFKPTQGLFVKGFGKAFEVSSDDLVNIVHLDEGHKTE; this is encoded by the coding sequence ATGACAGCGAAAAATCGCCAAGAAGTATTACAAAATCGTTTAGGACCGGAAATTCAAGAATTAAAAAAAAATATTCAAACTATTGTACTTTCGACGGTAGATAAAGACGGTAATCCGAACGTAAGCTACGCCCCTTTTGTGATTAATAACGGCGAATATCAAGTACTTATTTCAACCATTGCACGTCACGCCCGTAATTTAACGGAAGTACCGAAAGTATCGTTAATGCTGATTGACGATGAAACGAAAAGCCGTCAAATTTTTGCTCGCCGCCGTTTAACGTTTGATGCGACTTCACGTTTAATTGAACGTGAAGGTGAAGAGTGGGAAAGTGGTTTAAAAGCATTAAAAGCACGCCATGGTGATCTTATTGATGAGCTTTCAAAAATGAAAGATTTCAACTTATTCAGTTTTAAACCGACACAAGGCCTTTTCGTAAAAGGCTTTGGTAAAGCTTTCGAAGTAAGCTCGGATGATCTAGTGAATATCGTTCACCTAGATGAAGGTCATAAAACAGAATAA
- a CDS encoding TonB-dependent hemoglobin/transferrin/lactoferrin family receptor, with amino-acid sequence MIVIKLRFNLSIAALCVLQYNSALAQEQMQLDTVIVKDGIQQQKISEIKKSAKQLAKQQVQDSRDLVRYETGVTVVETGRMGSSGYAVRGVDENRVAITVDGLHQAETLSSQGFKELFEGYGNFNNTRNSVEIETLKQATIRKGADSVRVGSGALGGAVMFETKDARDFLTEKDYHFGYKTGYSSADNQKANSLTFAGRYKNFDILALKTWRDGHELENYDYKTADGSVQGKEREKADPYSIKKDSTLIKFGYSPSDNHRFSVVADLYEKKNRGHDFSYNLKPTTYINVDEYELRHTNDKSKRQNYAFVYENFSANPLWDTLKLTYSTQKIKNRARTDDYCDGSHCKEAENLAGLQLKDGKVVDRDGNQPNLGVDELGLTTITDSKGTYTEGVNLVRAYWFDCSVFDCNKSVTAYYKDYSNNITSEEVALTKTYTDEKGRKFATLDPKSKFKSILLPGSKGYTENIYTERDLDTDTKQLNLDLTKSLSLFGQEHSLEYGGSYNHTEKKMVNRSGFGATSNTQWWAKRFLGMRNNFLKGTEEVITCKNATGSDQWNGLICPNEDTFSFLIPVEAKNGSLYFADNLKANDYLSFDIGYRYDDISYKPKYVAGQTAKIPDDMLQGLFVPLPERPSKEQIRQNAEENIKYLSRNVKYQKHSYSLAATADPFSFLRVQVKYANGFRAPTSDELYFTFKHPDFTVLPNVDLKSERAETKEAALTLHGDLGFITTSYFKTDYDNFIDLKYLGPKNLMNAFGGSATARPYQIYQNVNRQDAKVNGLEISSKLNFGQLWQALEGFNASYKYTYQKGKMEGNLPLNAIQPRTSVFALGYVHPEDKFGVDVYVTRVSAKKAEDTYNMYHSEEKAKDSYLKWRSGAYTLLDMIAYVKPWKNVTLQAGVYNLQNRKYLTWESVRSIRPFGTSNLINQATGKGLNRFTAPGRNFKLTAEVTF; translated from the coding sequence ATGATTGTGATTAAGCTTCGTTTTAATCTATCTATTGCAGCACTTTGTGTTTTGCAATACAACAGTGCATTGGCACAAGAGCAAATGCAACTCGACACCGTGATTGTAAAGGACGGTATTCAGCAACAAAAAATTTCTGAAATCAAAAAATCTGCAAAACAACTGGCAAAACAGCAAGTACAAGACTCACGAGATCTCGTACGTTATGAAACCGGTGTGACGGTAGTTGAAACCGGACGTATGGGGAGCAGCGGTTATGCGGTGCGAGGGGTAGATGAGAACCGTGTTGCAATTACAGTAGATGGTTTACATCAAGCGGAAACACTTTCATCTCAGGGTTTTAAAGAATTATTTGAAGGGTATGGCAATTTTAATAATACCCGTAACTCGGTAGAAATTGAAACACTGAAACAAGCGACGATTCGTAAAGGTGCGGATTCCGTTCGTGTCGGTAGCGGTGCTTTAGGCGGCGCAGTAATGTTTGAAACCAAAGATGCTCGTGATTTTTTAACGGAAAAAGATTACCACTTTGGTTATAAAACCGGTTATTCAAGTGCAGATAATCAAAAAGCCAACTCACTGACCTTTGCCGGTCGTTATAAAAATTTTGATATTTTAGCGTTAAAAACTTGGCGTGACGGTCATGAATTGGAAAACTATGATTACAAGACGGCTGACGGTAGTGTACAAGGGAAAGAACGAGAAAAAGCCGACCCTTATTCAATTAAGAAAGACAGTACTTTAATTAAATTCGGTTATTCACCTTCGGATAATCACCGTTTTAGTGTTGTTGCGGATTTGTATGAGAAGAAAAATAGAGGCCATGACTTTTCTTACAACTTAAAACCGACAACTTATATTAACGTTGACGAATATGAGTTACGTCATACGAATGATAAAAGTAAACGCCAGAATTATGCTTTTGTGTATGAGAATTTTAGTGCGAATCCATTATGGGATACATTAAAGCTTACCTATTCAACACAAAAAATTAAAAATCGTGCTAGGACAGATGATTATTGTGATGGTTCGCATTGTAAGGAAGCCGAGAATTTAGCCGGTTTACAGCTAAAAGATGGTAAAGTGGTTGATAGAGACGGTAATCAACCGAACTTAGGCGTGGATGAATTAGGTTTAACCACAATTACCGATTCAAAAGGCACTTATACTGAGGGAGTAAATCTCGTTAGAGCTTATTGGTTTGATTGTAGTGTTTTTGATTGTAATAAATCTGTCACAGCATATTATAAAGATTATTCAAATAATATAACCTCGGAAGAGGTTGCACTTACAAAAACGTATACGGACGAAAAAGGACGTAAGTTTGCAACTTTAGATCCAAAGAGTAAATTTAAAAGCATCCTATTACCAGGAAGTAAAGGCTATACGGAAAATATTTATACTGAAAGAGATTTAGACACGGATACGAAGCAACTTAACCTTGATCTGACAAAATCACTTTCTTTATTTGGTCAAGAACATTCGCTGGAATACGGTGGTAGTTACAACCATACTGAGAAAAAAATGGTTAACCGTAGTGGTTTCGGTGCAACGAGTAATACTCAATGGTGGGCAAAGCGTTTCCTTGGTATGAGGAATAACTTCCTTAAAGGAACGGAAGAAGTCATTACTTGTAAAAATGCGACCGGTAGCGATCAATGGAATGGCTTAATTTGCCCGAATGAAGATACGTTTTCGTTCTTAATTCCGGTTGAAGCGAAAAATGGTTCATTATATTTTGCGGATAATTTGAAAGCGAATGACTATTTAAGTTTTGATATCGGCTACCGCTATGATGATATTAGCTATAAGCCTAAATATGTTGCGGGACAAACGGCAAAGATTCCGGATGATATGTTGCAAGGCTTATTTGTGCCGTTACCGGAACGGCCGTCAAAAGAGCAGATTCGCCAAAATGCGGAAGAAAATATTAAATATTTATCACGTAATGTTAAATATCAAAAACATTCTTATTCATTAGCGGCAACAGCGGATCCGTTTAGCTTCTTGCGCGTACAAGTTAAATACGCAAATGGATTTAGAGCACCGACTTCTGATGAGCTTTATTTTACCTTTAAGCACCCGGATTTTACCGTATTGCCTAATGTGGATCTTAAATCTGAGCGTGCTGAGACGAAAGAAGCCGCATTAACTTTACATGGTGATTTAGGCTTTATCACGACCAGTTACTTTAAAACGGATTATGATAATTTTATTGATTTAAAATATCTTGGCCCTAAAAATCTAATGAATGCTTTCGGCGGCAGTGCTACGGCGAGACCTTATCAAATTTATCAAAATGTAAACCGTCAAGATGCGAAAGTGAATGGTTTGGAAATTAGTTCTAAGCTGAATTTTGGTCAATTATGGCAAGCTTTAGAAGGTTTTAACGCAAGTTATAAATACACTTATCAAAAAGGTAAGATGGAGGGGAATTTACCGCTTAACGCGATTCAGCCGAGAACATCTGTGTTTGCTCTAGGCTATGTACATCCGGAAGATAAATTCGGTGTAGATGTTTATGTTACCCGTGTAAGTGCGAAGAAGGCGGAAGATACTTACAATATGTATCACAGCGAAGAAAAAGCAAAAGACAGCTACTTAAAATGGCGCAGCGGTGCTTATACTTTATTAGATATGATTGCTTATGTTAAACCGTGGAAAAACGTCACCTTACAAGCAGGTGTTTATAATTTACAGAATCGAAAATATCTGACTTGGGAATCAGTTCGTTCAATTCGTCCGTTTGGTACGAGTAACTTGATTAACCAAGCAACAGGTAAAGGCTTAAATCGTTTCACTGCTCCGGGAAGAAACTTTAAGTTAACTGCAGAGGTAACTTTCTAA
- a CDS encoding LysE family translocator: protein MNDIVNYWGFLTACILLNLTPGSDTIYILTRTIAEGKKAGLMSSFGILTGFFVHILAVSVGLAQIIAHSPTLFAVLKYAGAGYLGWLGIKMWKQPFLVHQVNLDKLSLWQIYRQGLITNLLNPKVILFFLALLPQFVATNVENTFLPFFLLGLTSLSTTTIWVIILVLAAYPLGNLLRSNPKIGASMNKICGAIFIALAIKIGLE from the coding sequence ATGAACGATATTGTCAATTATTGGGGATTTTTGACCGCTTGTATTTTACTGAACCTAACTCCGGGTTCCGATACGATTTATATTCTTACCCGTACGATTGCGGAGGGGAAAAAAGCCGGTTTAATGTCTTCATTCGGCATTTTAACCGGATTTTTTGTGCATATTTTAGCGGTATCGGTCGGCTTAGCACAGATTATCGCACATTCGCCGACTCTATTTGCCGTACTAAAATATGCCGGCGCCGGATATTTAGGTTGGCTCGGGATTAAAATGTGGAAACAACCGTTTTTAGTCCATCAAGTCAATCTGGATAAATTGTCGTTATGGCAAATTTATCGCCAAGGTCTAATCACTAATTTATTGAATCCGAAAGTAATTTTATTCTTTTTAGCCTTATTACCTCAGTTTGTTGCGACGAATGTAGAAAATACCTTTTTACCTTTTTTCTTACTTGGACTGACTTCACTTTCTACCACAACGATTTGGGTCATCATATTGGTTTTGGCGGCTTATCCGCTTGGTAATCTACTACGAAGCAATCCGAAAATAGGCGCGTCGATGAATAAAATCTGCGGAGCGATCTTCATTGCCTTGGCAATTAAAATAGGCTTGGAATAG
- the rarD gene encoding EamA family transporter RarD, translating into MLKGIICCMSANFLFGLGYYFAILLRPLNGESMFGYRIVVLAPFILLAILLFKQTNKFQQLWQKIKQNPPLVLVLLLLALNTGIQLWLFLWAPNNGQAIEVSIGYLLLPIVAVALGKIVFKEHFTLLKWLSLCCAVIGVASNIWLTGSFSWATIVAGIGYPLYITLRRYFEINTLATFFVELLLVMPFAGYFIAQTDMQPILANNQHIYYFLALFGLVNGAAFILYIASSNLLPVNVLGLLGYVEPLVMLCVSFMIGEVLDSKSYLLMICLALAIILLTIDNFRLTRR; encoded by the coding sequence ATGTTAAAGGGCATAATATGCTGTATGAGTGCGAATTTCTTATTCGGGCTAGGATACTACTTTGCAATTTTATTACGACCGCTAAACGGCGAAAGTATGTTCGGCTATCGTATCGTAGTATTAGCACCGTTTATCCTATTAGCGATTTTACTGTTTAAGCAAACAAATAAATTTCAGCAACTTTGGCAAAAAATCAAACAAAATCCACCGCTTGTTTTAGTGTTGTTATTGCTCGCTTTGAATACCGGCATTCAGCTTTGGTTGTTTTTATGGGCGCCGAATAACGGACAAGCGATTGAAGTTTCGATCGGTTATTTGTTACTACCGATTGTTGCTGTGGCGTTAGGTAAAATTGTGTTTAAAGAGCATTTTACTCTATTAAAATGGTTATCCCTCTGCTGTGCGGTAATCGGAGTAGCTTCGAATATTTGGCTGACCGGTTCGTTTTCATGGGCGACAATTGTTGCCGGTATCGGTTATCCGCTTTACATTACGCTGCGCCGCTATTTTGAAATTAACACGCTTGCCACCTTTTTTGTTGAGTTACTGTTGGTTATGCCGTTTGCCGGTTATTTTATCGCTCAAACCGATATGCAGCCGATTTTGGCTAACAATCAGCATATTTATTACTTCCTTGCTCTGTTCGGTTTGGTAAACGGAGCAGCTTTTATTTTATATATCGCCTCCAGTAATTTATTACCGGTAAACGTTCTCGGTTTGCTCGGCTATGTAGAACCTCTGGTAATGCTTTGCGTTTCGTTTATGATTGGCGAAGTGTTGGATTCCAAATCATATCTATTAATGATTTGTTTAGCCTTGGCAATTATTTTATTAACCATTGATAATTTTAGACTGACTCGTAGATGA
- the rarD gene encoding EamA family transporter RarD yields MQLGIIYSLSASALFGGMYYLATLLRPLSGESLFGIRMVVTLPFLFFAIFVLKKQHEFFAFAKRLKQQPHLILVILITSAIVGSQMWLFLWAPNSGKALEVSMGYLLMPIVMVAFGRLVYKESLSRVKWLAIIFATLGVLNSVIFAGGISWEGVFVFVGYPAYFHIRRKFQLSNIYSFVFEIMCLIPISLYFIWNTDMDFIHAQNPNIYYFIAILSVVSGSALLSYTLASTILPFNVLGLLGYLEPTFMMMISFLIGERLDPNSYFLMMCLVIAVFFLILDGIFSIRKQRKKMITEN; encoded by the coding sequence ATGCAACTCGGTATTATTTATTCGCTTTCCGCTTCCGCACTATTCGGCGGAATGTATTATCTTGCGACATTATTGCGCCCGCTTTCCGGCGAGAGCTTATTCGGCATTCGTATGGTCGTCACTCTGCCCTTCCTATTTTTTGCGATTTTCGTGTTAAAGAAACAACACGAATTTTTTGCGTTTGCCAAACGTTTAAAACAACAGCCGCATTTAATTTTGGTCATATTGATTACTTCCGCCATTGTCGGTTCGCAAATGTGGCTTTTCCTTTGGGCGCCGAACAGCGGTAAGGCATTGGAAGTGTCTATGGGTTATTTGCTGATGCCGATTGTGATGGTCGCTTTCGGGCGTTTGGTTTATAAAGAAAGTTTATCTCGAGTGAAGTGGTTAGCAATTATTTTTGCAACATTGGGCGTGTTAAATAGTGTGATTTTTGCCGGCGGTATTTCTTGGGAAGGCGTTTTCGTCTTTGTCGGTTATCCGGCTTATTTCCATATTCGCAGAAAATTCCAATTAAGTAATATCTATAGTTTCGTCTTTGAAATTATGTGCCTGATTCCAATTTCGCTGTATTTTATTTGGAATACCGATATGGATTTTATTCATGCACAGAATCCGAATATTTACTACTTTATTGCGATTTTAAGTGTAGTAAGCGGTTCGGCACTACTTTCTTATACGTTAGCCAGTACCATATTACCGTTTAATGTGCTTGGGCTATTGGGCTACTTAGAGCCGACTTTTATGATGATGATTTCATTTTTAATCGGTGAGAGATTGGATCCTAATTCCTATTTTCTGATGATGTGTCTAGTGATAGCGGTATTTTTCTTAATTCTGGACGGTATTTTTAGCATTCGAAAACAGCGTAAAAAGATGATAACGGAGAACTAA
- a CDS encoding pyridoxal phosphate-dependent aminotransferase: MERFPKSDKLANVRYDIRGAIHKEALRLEEEGNKILKLNIGNPAPFGFEAPDEIVVDVIRNLPKSQGYCDSKGLYSARKAVVQYYQSKGIRNVDVNDVYIGNGVSELITMSMQALLNDGDEMLIPMPDYPLWTAAATLAGGKAVHYLCDENNEWMPDIEDIKAKITPRTKGILVINPNNPTGAVYSRSMLLEIAEIARQHNLMIFADEIYEKIIYDGAVHHHIAALAPDLLCVTYNGLSKAYRVAGFRQGWMVLSGPKNQAKGFIEGLDMLASMRLCATTPMQHAIQTALGGYQSINEFVLPGGRLLEQRNKMYELLVQIPGISCVKAKGALYMFPKIDTEMYSIKDDAKFIYDLLQAERVLLVQGSGFNWHKPDHFRVVTLPYAHQIEEALGRLANFLKTYKQS, translated from the coding sequence ATGGAACGTTTCCCTAAATCAGACAAGCTCGCAAACGTTCGTTACGATATTCGTGGCGCAATACATAAAGAAGCTCTTCGTTTAGAAGAAGAAGGTAATAAAATTTTAAAATTGAATATCGGTAATCCCGCCCCGTTTGGTTTTGAAGCCCCGGACGAAATAGTTGTCGATGTCATTCGCAATTTACCGAAATCGCAGGGTTATTGCGACTCCAAAGGCTTATATTCGGCACGTAAAGCGGTCGTACAATATTATCAATCGAAAGGTATTCGTAACGTCGATGTCAATGATGTCTATATCGGTAACGGCGTATCGGAATTAATTACAATGTCGATGCAAGCCTTGCTGAATGACGGCGACGAAATGTTAATTCCGATGCCGGATTACCCGCTTTGGACTGCGGCGGCAACCCTTGCCGGCGGTAAAGCGGTGCATTATTTATGTGATGAAAACAATGAATGGATGCCGGATATTGAGGATATTAAAGCGAAAATTACCCCTCGCACCAAAGGGATTTTAGTCATTAACCCGAATAATCCGACCGGTGCGGTTTACAGCCGCTCGATGTTACTTGAGATTGCGGAAATCGCTCGCCAGCACAATTTAATGATTTTTGCGGACGAAATTTACGAGAAAATTATTTATGACGGAGCGGTACATCATCATATTGCCGCACTTGCGCCGGACTTATTATGCGTAACCTATAACGGCTTATCGAAAGCCTACCGTGTCGCCGGTTTCCGTCAAGGTTGGATGGTATTAAGCGGTCCGAAAAACCAAGCGAAAGGTTTTATTGAAGGTTTGGATATGCTCGCTTCCATGCGTTTATGTGCGACAACCCCGATGCAGCACGCGATTCAAACGGCATTAGGCGGTTATCAAAGTATCAACGAATTCGTATTGCCAGGCGGTCGTTTGCTCGAACAACGTAATAAAATGTATGAGTTGTTGGTACAAATTCCGGGAATTTCTTGTGTGAAAGCGAAAGGTGCGCTGTATATGTTCCCGAAAATTGACACGGAAATGTACAGTATCAAAGACGATGCCAAATTTATTTATGACTTATTACAGGCGGAAAGAGTGCTGTTAGTACAAGGTTCCGGCTTTAACTGGCACAAACCGGATCACTTCCGTGTCGTAACCTTGCCTTATGCGCACCAAATTGAAGAAGCATTAGGGCGTCTTGCCAACTTCTTAAAAACCTATAAACAATCTTAA
- a CDS encoding isochorismate synthase: MSIFNQLKQQLSKQLIESGTHFGLVEYQAEVVLSEENIALLSWLKAQNHYPHFFWQARETDQTIASIGVVRSFFSVDEAQQFVKQTQFGLVGGVRFEGGCQFILPRLLLVKNQQNLTAYFYLNEAELAQQAVIFERFFANFCQTLPLELTENNLLAQTSVYDFDGWQQNIERAISHIQQKDFNKVVLANAKTLQFENELSAYDLLAASQTTNLGCYHFIWAENVESAFVGSSPERLYHRKGNQFHTEALAGTAPVTESMVQTELNAQWLLTDPKNIYENQLVVDDIQAQLTDCVTELQISQAEIKRLHNVQHLRRKISAVLKPEMSDADCLARMHPTAAVAGLPRQAAKQFIAEYEQFTRCWYAGTLGYLQPDEAEFCVALRSAQIERNRITLYAGAGIVEESEPQSEWQEIERKSLALAKLLKVD, encoded by the coding sequence ATGTCTATTTTTAATCAATTAAAACAACAACTTAGCAAGCAATTAATAGAGTCTGGAACTCATTTCGGTTTGGTGGAGTATCAAGCCGAGGTTGTTTTGTCTGAAGAAAATATTGCGTTATTAAGTTGGTTAAAGGCACAAAATCATTATCCGCATTTTTTTTGGCAGGCGAGAGAGACTGATCAGACCATTGCAAGTATCGGTGTAGTTCGCTCGTTTTTCAGTGTTGATGAAGCGCAGCAATTTGTAAAACAAACGCAATTCGGCTTAGTCGGCGGCGTACGGTTTGAGGGCGGTTGTCAATTCATTCTGCCTCGTTTGCTATTGGTAAAAAATCAGCAAAATTTAACCGCTTATTTCTACTTGAATGAAGCTGAATTAGCCCAACAAGCGGTCATTTTTGAACGATTTTTTGCAAATTTCTGCCAAACCCTACCGCTTGAATTAACGGAAAATAATCTGCTTGCTCAGACTTCCGTTTACGATTTTGATGGCTGGCAACAAAATATTGAGCGAGCGATTAGTCATATTCAGCAAAAAGACTTTAATAAAGTGGTACTGGCTAACGCCAAAACGTTACAATTTGAAAATGAGCTATCCGCTTATGATTTACTTGCCGCCAGCCAAACCACTAATTTAGGTTGTTACCATTTTATTTGGGCGGAAAATGTCGAATCGGCATTTGTCGGCTCAAGCCCGGAACGTTTATATCACCGAAAAGGCAATCAATTTCATACGGAAGCATTAGCGGGTACCGCACCGGTAACGGAAAGTATGGTGCAGACGGAGCTAAATGCGCAGTGGTTACTTACCGATCCGAAAAATATCTATGAAAATCAGTTGGTTGTAGATGATATTCAAGCACAATTAACCGATTGCGTAACCGAATTGCAAATCAGCCAAGCAGAAATTAAACGTTTGCATAACGTGCAACATTTACGCCGTAAAATTTCCGCGGTATTAAAACCGGAGATGAGTGATGCGGATTGTCTTGCCCGTATGCATCCGACCGCAGCGGTTGCTGGCTTGCCTCGCCAAGCTGCAAAACAATTTATTGCCGAATATGAGCAGTTCACTCGTTGTTGGTATGCCGGTACATTAGGCTATTTACAACCGGATGAAGCGGAATTTTGCGTTGCTTTGCGTTCCGCGCAAATCGAACGAAACCGTATTACGCTCTATGCCGGTGCAGGTATTGTTGAAGAGTCGGAACCGCAATCGGAATGGCAGGAAATTGAACGGAAGTCGTTGGCATTAGCCAAATTACTAAAAGTGGATTAA
- a CDS encoding lysine exporter LysO family protein: MLYGLAIVLIPLFFGYLFKVGKGKLQIVNQVVNICLYLILFVMGISLGQLDDIGSKLPQIGGIALGLSLIIQLSNIIGLAIYDKWQPMVREQVNPQEIPSRWVMLFDSFKLIGTTIAGGLIGFVTKGTLDFPLHASTYVLEVMIFGVGIQLRNSGIPLREVFFNKRGIYTSLVMIVSSLIGGVIAALALDLSIIQGLTFASAFGWYSLSSVLVNDAWGPIYGSIAFFNDLSREIFCLFTIPFFMRAFPSTAVGLGGATSLDCMLPVIQKSGGTQVVPLAISFGFIVNLVAPLLLALFIGLAG; encoded by the coding sequence ATGTTATACGGTTTGGCAATTGTGCTAATCCCCCTGTTTTTCGGTTATTTGTTTAAAGTCGGCAAAGGCAAATTACAGATTGTTAATCAGGTCGTAAATATTTGCTTATATTTGATTTTATTTGTGATGGGGATCTCGCTCGGGCAATTAGACGATATTGGCAGCAAGTTGCCGCAAATCGGTGGGATTGCGCTCGGTTTGAGCTTAATTATTCAATTGTCGAATATTATCGGTTTAGCGATTTACGATAAATGGCAACCGATGGTTCGTGAACAAGTGAATCCGCAAGAAATCCCATCTCGTTGGGTGATGTTATTCGATTCGTTTAAATTAATCGGTACTACCATTGCCGGCGGATTAATCGGCTTTGTCACAAAAGGTACGTTGGATTTCCCGCTACACGCCAGTACCTATGTGTTGGAAGTAATGATTTTCGGTGTCGGGATTCAGTTGCGTAATAGTGGGATTCCGTTACGAGAAGTCTTTTTTAACAAACGAGGCATTTATACTTCTTTAGTGATGATTGTCAGCAGTCTTATCGGAGGGGTCATTGCCGCTTTGGCACTGGATTTAAGCATTATACAAGGGCTTACTTTTGCTTCGGCATTCGGTTGGTATTCGTTATCCAGCGTATTAGTCAATGACGCTTGGGGGCCGATATACGGTAGTATCGCTTTCTTTAACGATCTTTCTCGTGAAATTTTCTGCTTATTTACCATTCCGTTTTTTATGCGAGCGTTTCCCTCTACCGCAGTCGGACTAGGCGGGGCGACATCATTAGATTGTATGTTGCCGGTAATTCAAAAATCGGGTGGGACGCAAGTTGTGCCGCTGGCAATCAGTTTCGGCTTTATTGTGAATTTGGTTGCACCGTTATTATTAGCATTATTTATCGGCTTAGCCGGATAA